A genomic segment from Nematostella vectensis chromosome 6, jaNemVect1.1, whole genome shotgun sequence encodes:
- the LOC5501993 gene encoding trace amine-associated receptor 6 encodes MNEKSASNITFGCLFISTSLDYVPFVRKAIIASCFVNGIMSVVAVLGNAIVLLTIYKTSSLHTPPNYLLFMMAIADCGVGLLAQPSSIVRNAIALRLKGPDGTDPSKALTDAFCVSGVASEIFGAFFVYFSLLCLTAISFERYLAIRLHLRYTQVVTLSRTLFLSAPILLVALAIVTGRLLSEGFGTSYSILIVFGSLVFFACLAVIALCNIKIALALRRHTVQISSQTAQAMRTVLVMAKFRKSVVTMLLVFVLFLTCFLPYGCVGLVQMRLGGMTHQLYVAAFSTFPVLYLNSCLNPALFCWRMKEIRRAAKSVIKGYCSNSL; translated from the coding sequence ATGAACGAGAAGAGCGCGAGTAATATCACCTTTGGCTGCCTCTTCATCTCCACGAGCCTGGACTACGTACCTTTCGTGCGGAAGGCGATAATCGCCTCGTGCTTCGTGAATGGGATCATGTCAGTTGTCGCGGTACTTGGAAATGCGATTGTCTTACTCACCATCTACAAGACTTCCTCACTGCACACGCCGCCTAACTACTTACTCTTTATGATGGCGATCGCGGATTGTGGCGTCGGCCTTCTAGCTCAGCCTTCCTCTATCGTGCGAAACGCCATCGCCTTGCGCCTCAAGGGACCGGACGGCACGGATCCGTCTAAGGCGCTGACGGACGCGTTTTGCGTTTCTGGCGTCGCGTCGGAGATCTTCGGAGCGTTCTTCGTGTACTTTTCGCTGCTTTGCCTAACGGCGATCTCATTTGAGCGCTATCTCGCGATAAGGCTTCACCTCCGGTACACACAAGTTGTGACATTGTCACGCACGCTTTTTCTCTCCGCGCCTATACTGCTCGTCGCGTTGGCTATTGTCACAGGGAGACTTCTAAGCGAAGGTTTCGGCACGTCCTATTCCATCCTTATCGTATTCGGCTCCCTGGTATTCTTCGCTTGCTTGGCGGTCATAGCGTTATGCAACATCAAAATAGCGCTGGCGCTGAGGCGACACACGGTTCAGATCAGCTCGCAGACTGCGCAAGCTATGAGGACGGTGCTTGTGATGGCCAAGTTCCGGAAGTCCGTAGTGACCATGTTGCTTGTGTTTGTACTATTTCTGACCTGTTTTTTGCCGTACGGATGTGTGGGCTTGGTACAAATGCGGCTTGGAGGTATGACGCATCAGTTGTACGTAGCGGCATTTAGCACGTTCCCTGTCCTTTACCTCAACTCGTGTCTAAACCCTGCGCTGTTTTGCTGGCGAATGAAAGAGATACGGCGCGCGGCGAAGTCAGTCATCAAAGGCTATTGCAGCAACAGCCTTTAA
- the LOC125568087 gene encoding uncharacterized protein LOC125568087, protein MAASGCNHDTREDMALTIVLILASILLQITPIVLETQDEVFSSRHVFLQRLKPQPGSPEELYVFGITFRQNGGLLGYPRPGKKRFLSARLGYYSNSEARFQLSRLSTSGDINPNPGPSLHQRQDRKAGSKDRRVCSECDRVVAKNHRATYCDSCSCWTHIKCGGVLPKLYVQLQASGNVSHTCGSCLEILQQIPFADASLNSNNSDYSKMQSPNSFFNDSLNNSIDNSVCNSTVDSSMEQPKDWFIQNIKSYYKSNLIMAYLNINSIFRKADELLELLDSCQLDLLFIAETKIDSTVPNSLFKHPDYRVIRKDKKKGAGGILVFIRSNVKAYRRVKLEPDGVECICLDVKGSGNAWFLAFGGYRSESVCSPSDFISACGNVAENMYAKRKEVMFVGDFNMDMNTDTNSRGPHPALTGFCDQFCLTNTIVHPTSVTSSTKSLLDVVLVSHPDRCAKSGNLHLGISDRDLVYAVRKQKLPKPTARIVEYRSMKALDKDAFVSDLRDIPWDSAYAFDDVDDVWSHWAALFCQVVDKHVCASTSCLGLVQRSRERSGCVTDYTRNSDGRPRTTSLTIIV, encoded by the exons ATGGCGGCGAGCGGGTGCAACCACGACACGCGTGAAGACATGGCTCTCACTATAGTGCTTATTCTGGCGTCAATACTGCTTCAAATAACCCCAATTGTACTGGAAACACAAGATGAGGTCTTCTCGTCTCGGCATGTCTTTTTACAGCGCTTAAAACCTCAGCCAGGTTCCCCGGAAGAATTGTACGTGTTCGGAATCACGTTTCGACAAAATGGTGGATTGCTTGGTTATCCAAGACCGGGGAAGAAACGATTCTTGTCTGCTAGGTTGGGTTATTACTCAAACTCTGAGGCTAGATTTCAGTTATCAAGGCTCTCAACATCTGGCGATATAAATCCTAATCCTGGCCCGAGTTTACACCAACGACAGGATAGGAAGGCTGGATCGAAAGATCGTCGTGTTTGTTCTGAGTGTGATCGAGTAGTTGCGAAGAACCATCGTGCTACCTATTGTGATTCTTGTTCTTGTTGGACACACATTAAATGTGGAGGCGTACTACCCAAGTTATATGTGCAGCTACAGGCTTCAGGAAATGTGTCTCATACATGCGGGTCATGCTTGGAAATTCTGCAACAAATTCCCTTTGCAGATGCCAGCCTAAATTCTAATAACTCGGATTATTCTAAAATGCAATCCCCAAACAGCTTCTTCAATGATTCTTTGAATAATTCAATCGACAACAGTGTTTGCAATTCAACAGTCGATTCATCCATGGAACAGCCAAAGGATTGGTTTattcaaaatatcaaaagctACTACAAGTCGAACTTGATTATGGCCTATCTGAACATCAACAGTATATTTAGGAAAGCTGATGAGTTACTAGAACTGCTCGACTCATGCCAACTAGACCTGCTCTTCATCGCTGAGACCAAGATCGACAGCACGGTCCCTAATTCCCTATTCAAGCATCCAGATTACCGTGTAATACGTAAAGACAAAAAGAAAGGAGCCGGAGGCATCCTAGTGTTTATACGCAGCAATGTAAAGGCATATCGACGGGTCAAGCTGGAACCGGACGGGGTGGAGTGTATTTGCCTTGATGTTAAAGGTAGCGGCAATGCATGGTTCCTTGCATTTGGAGGGTACCGGTCTGAAAGTGTATGCTCTCCCTCGGACTTCATCTCAGCATGCGGGAATGTGGCAGAAAATATGTACGCAAAGCGGAAGGAGGTTATGTTTGTTGGCGATTTCAACATGGACATGAATACCGATACAAACAGCCGTGGACCGCATCCGGCTCTTACTGGATTTTGTGATCAATTCTGCCTTACTAATACAATCGTGCACCCAACTAGCGTCACTAGTTCCACAAAGTCTCTGCTGGATGTTGTACTCGTTTCACACCCGGACAGATGTGCAAAAAGTGGTAATCTACATCTAGGCATAAGTGATCGTGACCTAGTCTACGCTGTCCGCAAGCAAAAACTACCGAAACCAACAGCAAGAATTGTTGAATATAGATCGATGAAAGCATTAGACAAGGACGCTTTTGTCTCCGACCTCCGAGACATCCCCTGGGACAGTGCATATGCATTtgacgatgttgatgatgtttgGTCCCACTGGGCGGCTCTGTTTTGTCAAGTGGTGGACAAACACGTCTGCGCTTCAACCAGCTGCCTTGGATTAGTCCAACGATCCAGAGAGAGATCCGGTTGCGTAACCGATTATACAAGAAATTCCGACGGACGCCCACGGACGAC AAGTCTAACTATTATAGTTTAA